The following proteins come from a genomic window of Streptomyces sp. ALI-76-A:
- a CDS encoding DUF2264 domain-containing protein, with product MSIPFELPVDDRESSPYTGYTRAHWEAVADGLLTAAWRWATPGGALLDLPGRPSRSGVRSDGLEGYARTFLAAAFRVAGAGGDDPHGWLDRYARGLTAGTRTPGRDDAESWPLILDHDVQGQPMVESASVALGLRLTAPWLWKHLDDGVRDRAEEWLRGALRHTPAPNNWYLFPFTVAGFLESVGRGDAQTAAVRERALELMETWYRGDGWYADGDGRAFDHYNGWALHLYPVLDAHLGGDTELAARYGPRLRAHLDGFALTFGADGAPLHFGRSLSYRFAASAAVGLGALTGDTPLSPGTSRRLASGSLRYFLERGALTGDGLLSLGWYGPHEATLQSYSGPASPYWASKAFVSLLAPAGHPLWTSREEAAPVEEADRVLSLPAPGLLVQATRADGIVRLHNHGSDHVRPHEGEAPEGDDPHYGRQAYSTRTGPTAAGNVADNHLSVEVDGRRSVRRRIHPLGAGHGDGWGWAASWHRPVFTGGPPMVPGLRVESVTVAHGRYELRVHRVVGAPAGARVTQTGWATGPEEDLVSALHGLHGWSGSAEPARAPQGTAYTRWARVPRLVGRAGGTTVHVGLATLTGEAVTDGPGEAVTSVAVEGAEVEVVWAGGGARTRIAFDPVRVSHEAG from the coding sequence ATGAGCATCCCGTTCGAACTGCCCGTGGACGACCGCGAGTCGAGCCCGTACACCGGCTACACCCGGGCGCACTGGGAAGCGGTGGCGGACGGGCTCCTGACGGCGGCGTGGCGCTGGGCCACGCCCGGCGGCGCGCTGCTCGACCTGCCCGGCCGGCCCTCGCGTTCAGGTGTGCGCTCCGACGGACTGGAGGGGTACGCGCGGACGTTCCTCGCCGCCGCGTTCCGGGTGGCGGGTGCCGGCGGGGACGATCCGCACGGCTGGCTCGACCGCTACGCGCGCGGCCTCACCGCGGGCACCCGCACCCCGGGACGGGACGACGCCGAGTCCTGGCCGCTGATCCTCGATCACGACGTGCAGGGCCAGCCGATGGTCGAGTCGGCGTCGGTCGCGCTCGGGCTGCGGCTGACGGCGCCCTGGCTGTGGAAGCACCTCGACGACGGCGTACGGGACCGGGCCGAGGAGTGGCTGCGCGGGGCGCTGCGGCACACGCCCGCGCCGAACAACTGGTACCTGTTCCCCTTCACGGTGGCCGGTTTCCTGGAGTCCGTGGGCCGTGGCGACGCACAGACCGCGGCCGTGCGGGAGCGCGCGCTGGAGCTGATGGAGACGTGGTACCGGGGCGACGGCTGGTACGCCGACGGCGACGGACGCGCCTTCGACCACTACAACGGCTGGGCCCTGCACCTGTACCCGGTGCTCGACGCGCACCTCGGCGGCGACACCGAACTCGCCGCCCGCTACGGTCCCCGGCTGCGCGCCCACCTCGACGGCTTCGCGCTGACGTTCGGCGCGGACGGGGCGCCGCTGCACTTCGGCCGGTCCCTGTCGTACCGGTTCGCCGCCTCGGCGGCCGTGGGCCTGGGCGCCCTGACCGGGGACACGCCGCTGTCCCCCGGCACCTCCCGGCGGCTGGCGAGCGGCAGCCTGCGCTACTTCCTGGAGCGCGGGGCGCTGACCGGTGACGGACTGCTGAGTCTGGGCTGGTACGGCCCGCACGAGGCGACGCTCCAGTCCTACTCGGGCCCGGCGTCCCCGTACTGGGCGTCGAAGGCGTTCGTTTCGCTGCTGGCGCCCGCCGGCCATCCGCTGTGGACGTCCCGGGAGGAGGCGGCGCCGGTCGAGGAGGCCGACCGGGTGCTGTCCCTGCCGGCGCCGGGGCTGCTGGTGCAGGCGACGCGGGCCGACGGGATCGTACGGCTGCACAACCACGGCAGCGACCATGTGCGCCCGCACGAGGGGGAGGCACCGGAGGGCGACGATCCGCACTACGGGCGCCAGGCGTACTCGACCCGGACCGGGCCGACCGCGGCTGGGAACGTGGCCGACAACCACCTGTCCGTGGAGGTGGACGGGCGGCGCAGCGTACGGCGGCGGATCCACCCGCTCGGCGCGGGACACGGCGACGGCTGGGGCTGGGCGGCGTCGTGGCACCGGCCGGTCTTCACCGGCGGGCCGCCGATGGTGCCGGGGCTGCGGGTGGAGAGCGTGACGGTGGCGCACGGGCGGTACGAGCTGCGGGTGCACCGGGTGGTCGGGGCTCCGGCCGGCGCCCGGGTGACGCAGACCGGGTGGGCCACCGGGCCCGAGGAGGACCTGGTCTCGGCGTTGCACGGTCTGCACGGCTGGAGCGGGTCCGCCGAACCGGCCCGCGCGCCGCAGGGCACCGCGTACACGCGCTGGGCGCGGGTGCCGAGGCTGGTGGGCCGGGCCGGGGGCACCACGGTGCACGTCGGTCTCGCGACGTTGACCGGCGAGGCGGTGACGGACGGTCCGGGCGAGGCGGTCACGTCCGTGGCCGTCGAGGGCGCCGAGGTCGAGGTCGTGTGGGCCGGTGGCGGGGCGCGGACGCGGATCGCGTTCGATCCGGTGCGGGTGTCGCACGAGGCGGGATAG
- a CDS encoding sugar ABC transporter substrate-binding protein produces MLGRPSRRSVLAATAAVPLSGAVSACSGSSDSPSRGTGKTGTGKTTRVTFWSALRGSQEVVDAFNKTHDRVQVDFQQIPSGTQGGYAKLSNAARAGNAPDVATIEYPQIPGFAIDGVARDITDLVGDSLRRKLLPQALGLTTFQGRVFSVPLDVEPMVMHYRTDLFERYGLRVPRTWEEFAELAHTVRRRASGRRLVLFPTDGGTQFACYSWQAGAQWFDTGEGAWNVSLADAPTRRVAAYWQRLIDREDVFVNAVESRQSDAQIGDGLVLTRLSGAWDAGAQMNARPGQKGQWRIAPLPQWDTKSPSVGTHGGSTFAVTKDSRHPEAAMEFIEWQVSHPDALRARLSSGTSSQYPAASALVAVGREAFDRSYYGGQDIYTLFQREADKIRDGWVWGPRMTATLRVMQDNFARAGGGQGSLIDSVRAAQDGTMPDLRALGLSTTQHST; encoded by the coding sequence ATGCTCGGTCGGCCCAGTCGCCGGTCCGTGCTCGCCGCGACGGCCGCCGTGCCGCTGTCAGGAGCCGTGAGCGCCTGCAGCGGCTCGTCGGACTCGCCGTCGCGCGGCACCGGAAAGACCGGCACCGGAAAGACCACGCGCGTCACCTTCTGGTCCGCCCTGCGCGGCAGCCAGGAGGTGGTCGACGCCTTCAACAAGACCCACGACCGCGTCCAGGTCGACTTCCAGCAGATCCCCTCCGGAACCCAGGGCGGCTACGCGAAGCTCAGCAACGCCGCCCGGGCCGGCAACGCCCCCGACGTCGCCACCATCGAGTACCCGCAGATACCCGGGTTCGCCATCGACGGTGTCGCCCGGGACATCACCGACCTGGTCGGCGACAGCCTGCGCCGCAAACTGCTGCCGCAGGCGCTCGGGCTGACCACCTTCCAGGGGCGGGTGTTCAGCGTCCCGCTCGACGTCGAGCCCATGGTGATGCACTACCGCACCGACCTGTTCGAACGGTACGGCCTGCGCGTCCCGCGGACCTGGGAGGAGTTCGCCGAACTGGCCCACACCGTGCGCCGCAGGGCGTCCGGCCGGCGGTTGGTGCTCTTCCCCACGGACGGGGGGACCCAGTTCGCCTGCTACTCCTGGCAGGCGGGCGCGCAGTGGTTCGACACCGGCGAGGGCGCCTGGAACGTCTCCCTCGCCGACGCGCCCACCCGGCGCGTGGCGGCGTACTGGCAGCGGCTCATCGACCGCGAGGACGTGTTCGTGAACGCCGTCGAGAGCAGGCAGTCCGACGCGCAGATCGGCGACGGACTGGTGCTCACCCGGCTCAGCGGTGCCTGGGACGCGGGCGCGCAGATGAACGCGCGGCCCGGGCAGAAGGGGCAGTGGCGGATCGCGCCCCTGCCGCAGTGGGACACGAAGAGCCCGTCCGTCGGCACGCACGGCGGTTCCACGTTCGCCGTCACCAAGGACAGCCGGCATCCCGAGGCCGCGATGGAGTTCATCGAGTGGCAGGTGTCCCACCCGGACGCCCTGCGCGCCCGTCTGTCCAGCGGCACCAGCAGCCAGTACCCGGCCGCCTCCGCACTGGTCGCCGTCGGCCGCGAGGCGTTCGACCGCTCCTACTACGGCGGCCAGGACATCTACACGCTCTTCCAGCGGGAGGCCGACAAGATCCGGGACGGCTGGGTGTGGGGGCCGCGGATGACCGCCACGCTGAGGGTGATGCAGGACAACTTCGCCCGCGCCGGCGGCGGTCAGGGCTCCCTCATCGACTCCGTGCGCGCGGCCCAGGACGGCACCATGCCCGACCTCAGGGCCCTCGGCCTGTCCACCACGCAGCACAGCACCTGA
- a CDS encoding carbohydrate ABC transporter permease codes for MSATDSTLPRPRLLGRTTVNAVVALSVLYTLLPVLWLVLAASKGRDALFGSDLLSLGDFSFAQNLRDLFAMDGGLYGRWYANSLLYAVLGAGIGALVSVACGYAFDKYRFRHKEKLFGLVLAAVMVPQTVLALPLYLMASEAGLVNTFWAVFIPVLFNPFGVYLGRIFSQGYVPDEVLEAARMDGAGELTAYARVALRMLGPGLVTVFLFQLTAIWNNFFLPMVMLSDQDLYPVSLGLYQWNSSASVSPEYYPVVIMGSLLAVLPLILAFVLLQRFWRGGLTAGAVK; via the coding sequence ATGAGCGCCACCGACAGCACCCTGCCGCGTCCGCGACTGCTCGGCCGTACGACGGTCAACGCCGTGGTCGCGCTCTCCGTCCTCTACACCCTGCTGCCGGTGCTGTGGCTGGTGCTCGCCGCGTCCAAGGGCCGGGACGCGCTGTTCGGCAGCGACCTGCTGTCGCTGGGCGACTTCTCCTTCGCGCAGAACCTGCGCGACCTGTTCGCCATGGACGGCGGCCTGTACGGGCGCTGGTACGCCAACAGCCTGCTGTACGCGGTACTCGGGGCCGGAATCGGCGCGCTGGTGAGCGTCGCCTGCGGGTACGCCTTCGACAAGTACCGCTTCCGGCACAAGGAGAAGCTGTTCGGTCTGGTCCTCGCGGCGGTCATGGTGCCGCAGACGGTACTGGCGCTGCCGTTGTACCTGATGGCGTCGGAGGCCGGGCTGGTCAACACCTTCTGGGCGGTGTTCATCCCCGTCCTGTTCAACCCGTTCGGTGTCTACCTGGGCCGGATCTTCAGCCAGGGGTACGTGCCCGACGAGGTGCTGGAGGCGGCGCGCATGGACGGCGCGGGCGAGCTGACCGCCTATGCGCGGGTGGCGCTGCGGATGCTCGGGCCCGGGCTGGTGACCGTGTTCCTGTTTCAGCTCACGGCGATCTGGAACAACTTCTTCCTGCCCATGGTGATGCTGTCCGACCAGGACCTGTATCCCGTGAGCCTCGGCCTGTACCAGTGGAACAGCTCGGCGTCCGTGTCGCCGGAGTACTATCCCGTCGTGATCATGGGTTCGCTGCTCGCCGTGCTGCCGCTGATCCTCGCCTTCGTCCTGCTCCAGCGTTTCTGGCGGGGCGGTCTGACCGCCGGAGCCGTCAAGTGA
- a CDS encoding substrate-binding domain-containing protein, with product MREPVDVRRQRILAAVEARGQARVRDLAVELQVSVVTVRRDVEELTREGRLRRGHGVVHSTLPAQELPGSDPARTDGDTVAVVVPERHSYLYETLHGARSVLEEAGMRVALHIVPPAGGAERPLVERALADGARGLLLAPRWRTPAVEEADHGWLAALEVPAVLMERRPRPGSALHAGDSVCSDHWYGAHLAVEHLVGLGHRRIVFATRDDSPTARSLRAAFREIAEAHPLVERWTWTLSSPEAGQDGPYAAHETADVPALLRELGATAAVLHSDVDALMVVQRLAEDGVRVPEDCSVVAYDDVLAGLGSIPLTAVAPPKAEVGRVAAELLLQRLAGGPGAGSPVRRVELLPALTVRGSTRGPAPVPS from the coding sequence GTGCGGGAGCCGGTCGATGTCAGACGGCAGCGGATCCTGGCCGCGGTGGAGGCGCGCGGCCAGGCGCGGGTCCGGGATCTCGCCGTGGAGTTGCAGGTCTCGGTGGTGACGGTGCGCCGGGACGTGGAGGAGCTGACCCGCGAGGGCAGGCTGCGCCGCGGACACGGGGTCGTGCACTCGACGCTGCCCGCCCAGGAACTGCCCGGCTCCGACCCGGCGCGCACGGACGGGGACACCGTGGCCGTGGTGGTGCCGGAGCGGCACTCGTACCTGTACGAGACGCTGCACGGCGCCCGCTCGGTGCTGGAGGAGGCCGGGATGCGCGTCGCGCTGCACATCGTGCCGCCCGCGGGCGGAGCCGAGCGCCCCCTGGTGGAGCGGGCGCTCGCCGACGGCGCCCGGGGCCTGCTGCTGGCGCCCCGGTGGCGGACCCCGGCCGTGGAGGAGGCCGACCACGGGTGGCTCGCCGCGCTGGAGGTGCCGGCGGTGCTGATGGAGCGGCGCCCGCGGCCGGGCAGCGCGCTGCACGCGGGGGACTCGGTGTGTTCGGACCACTGGTACGGCGCCCATCTCGCGGTGGAGCACCTGGTGGGGCTCGGCCACCGGCGGATCGTGTTCGCGACGCGCGACGACAGCCCCACCGCGCGCAGCCTGCGGGCCGCCTTCAGGGAGATCGCCGAGGCGCATCCGCTGGTGGAGAGGTGGACGTGGACGCTGAGTTCGCCGGAGGCCGGCCAGGACGGGCCGTACGCGGCGCACGAGACGGCGGACGTGCCGGCACTGCTGCGCGAACTCGGTGCGACGGCGGCGGTGCTGCACAGCGACGTGGACGCGCTGATGGTCGTGCAGCGGCTCGCGGAGGACGGCGTGCGGGTGCCCGAGGACTGCTCGGTGGTGGCCTACGACGACGTCCTGGCGGGCCTGGGCAGTATTCCGCTCACCGCCGTGGCCCCGCCCAAGGCGGAGGTCGGACGGGTGGCCGCGGAGCTGTTGCTCCAGCGGCTGGCGGGCGGGCCCGGCGCCGGGTCGCCGGTGCGCCGCGTCGAGTTGCTGCCCGCCCTGACGGTGCGCGGCTCGACCCGTGGTCCCGCCCCCGTTCCCTCGTGA
- a CDS encoding acyl-CoA carboxylase subunit beta has protein sequence MLVTTEATTSEARQTAQSVPDRTADRIADLERRRAGAVAPGGPRRRGEFSARERIERLLDPGTFTETGLFVRARFAGDGARRPYGDGVVTGTGTVDGRPVCVFAQDSTVFGGSMGEAFGEKTLALMDLALKTGCPVIGLNDGGGARIQEGVTSLALYAELVRRNVQASGVIPQISVVLGPCAGGAAYSPAITDFTVMVDGASHMFVTGPDVIETVTGERTTAEELGGAHTSNSVNGNAHFLAADEEEALDTVRDLLSYLPANNLERPPEYAPALPADDAVPLDEVVPDRLGQAYDMRDVLRAVVDDGELLDVQELFAPNIICALARVEGRSVGVVASQPLHSAGVLDIDASEKAARFVRFCDAFGIPLLTFADVPGYLSGVRQEHGGIIRRGAKLLYAYAEATVPKVTVVVRKAYGGGYAVMGSKHLGADVNLAWPTARIAVMGAEGAVSLLHRRELAAAADPEALRARLVAGYESTYGTPYLAAERGYVDAVIAPRETRDQICRALRSLHGKRAPMPQRRHGNIPL, from the coding sequence GTGCTTGTGACGACTGAGGCGACAACGTCCGAGGCACGACAGACCGCGCAGTCAGTACCCGACCGCACCGCCGACCGGATCGCCGACCTGGAACGGCGCCGGGCGGGAGCGGTGGCCCCGGGCGGGCCGAGAAGACGGGGGGAGTTCAGCGCCCGGGAGCGGATCGAACGGCTGCTGGACCCCGGCACGTTCACCGAGACGGGACTGTTCGTCCGGGCCCGCTTCGCCGGGGACGGGGCCCGCCGGCCCTACGGCGACGGGGTGGTCACCGGGACCGGCACCGTCGACGGCCGCCCCGTCTGCGTGTTCGCGCAGGACTCCACCGTCTTCGGCGGCAGCATGGGCGAGGCGTTCGGCGAGAAGACCCTCGCCCTCATGGACCTCGCCCTCAAGACCGGCTGCCCGGTGATCGGGCTCAACGACGGCGGCGGCGCGCGCATCCAGGAGGGCGTCACCTCGCTCGCCCTGTACGCCGAACTGGTCCGCCGCAACGTGCAGGCGTCCGGGGTGATCCCGCAGATCTCGGTGGTGCTGGGCCCGTGCGCGGGCGGGGCCGCCTACTCGCCGGCGATCACCGACTTCACGGTGATGGTGGACGGCGCCTCGCACATGTTCGTCACCGGCCCCGACGTGATCGAGACGGTCACCGGCGAACGCACCACCGCCGAGGAACTGGGCGGCGCGCACACCAGCAACTCCGTCAACGGCAACGCCCACTTCCTCGCCGCCGACGAGGAGGAGGCCCTCGACACCGTCCGCGACCTGCTGTCCTACCTGCCGGCCAACAACCTGGAGCGGCCTCCGGAGTACGCGCCCGCGCTGCCCGCCGACGACGCCGTGCCGCTCGACGAGGTCGTCCCCGACCGGCTCGGGCAGGCGTACGACATGCGGGACGTGCTGCGGGCGGTCGTCGACGACGGCGAACTCCTCGACGTGCAGGAGCTGTTCGCACCGAACATCATCTGTGCCCTGGCCCGGGTCGAGGGCCGCTCGGTCGGCGTCGTCGCCAGCCAGCCGCTGCACTCCGCCGGGGTCCTCGACATCGACGCCTCCGAGAAGGCCGCGCGGTTCGTGCGGTTCTGCGACGCGTTCGGCATCCCGCTGCTGACCTTCGCCGACGTCCCCGGCTACCTCTCCGGGGTCCGTCAGGAGCACGGCGGCATCATCCGCCGCGGCGCCAAACTGCTGTACGCGTACGCCGAGGCGACCGTGCCCAAGGTCACCGTGGTGGTGCGCAAGGCCTACGGCGGCGGGTACGCCGTGATGGGCTCCAAGCACCTGGGCGCCGACGTCAACCTCGCCTGGCCCACCGCCCGGATCGCCGTCATGGGCGCCGAGGGCGCCGTGAGCCTGCTGCACCGGCGCGAACTGGCCGCCGCCGCCGACCCCGAGGCACTGCGGGCACGGCTCGTGGCCGGCTACGAGAGCACCTACGGCACCCCCTACCTCGCCGCCGAACGTGGCTACGTGGACGCCGTCATCGCCCCCCGCGAGACCCGTGACCAGATCTGCCGCGCCCTGCGCTCCCTGCACGGCAAACGCGCCCCGATGCCGCAGCGGCGGCACGGCAACATCCCGCTCTGA
- a CDS encoding glycoside hydrolase family 64 protein: MSATAAGALLVSLLTFAAPAPAQAAVPATIPLKLTNNSGRSEPVHVYTIGTSLTDGRQGWADANGTFHAWPAGGIPPVPAPDASIPGPAAGQSKTIRIPKLSGRIYFSYGQKLVFKLATGGLVQPAVQNPSDPNRDIQFNWSEYTLNDSGLWLNSTQVDMFSAPYAVGVQRADGSTANTGHLKPGGYHAVFNALRAQPGGWAGLVQTRSDGTPLRALSPGHGVQTGALPASVMDGYINRVWQKYTTQTLTVTPFADQPGTRYFGRVSGNVMHFTNGAGAVVTSFQKPDADSVFGCHRLLDAPNDAVRGPISRTLCAGFNRSTLLVNPNQPDTSAAAFYQDAGTNHYARIIHDRMADGKAYAFAFDDVGHHESLVHDGNPRQAYLTLDPFS, from the coding sequence ATGTCCGCGACGGCGGCGGGCGCGCTGCTGGTCTCGCTGCTCACGTTCGCCGCGCCGGCGCCCGCCCAGGCGGCGGTGCCGGCCACGATCCCGCTGAAACTGACCAACAACTCCGGCCGCTCCGAGCCGGTCCACGTCTACACCATCGGTACGTCACTGACCGACGGCCGGCAGGGCTGGGCCGACGCGAACGGCACGTTCCACGCCTGGCCCGCCGGCGGCATACCGCCCGTCCCGGCGCCCGACGCGTCCATCCCCGGACCGGCCGCCGGACAGTCCAAGACCATCCGGATCCCCAAGCTCTCCGGACGGATCTACTTCTCGTACGGGCAGAAGCTCGTCTTCAAGCTGGCCACCGGCGGCCTGGTGCAGCCGGCCGTGCAGAACCCGAGCGATCCCAACCGCGACATCCAGTTCAACTGGTCGGAGTACACACTCAACGACTCCGGGCTGTGGCTCAACAGCACACAGGTGGACATGTTCTCCGCCCCCTACGCGGTCGGCGTGCAGCGCGCCGACGGCAGCACGGCGAACACCGGGCACCTCAAGCCGGGCGGTTACCACGCCGTCTTCAACGCCCTGCGGGCACAGCCGGGCGGCTGGGCGGGGCTGGTCCAGACACGCTCCGACGGAACGCCGCTGCGGGCGCTCTCACCCGGTCACGGGGTCCAGACCGGCGCCCTGCCCGCCTCGGTGATGGACGGTTACATCAACCGGGTCTGGCAGAAGTACACGACGCAGACGCTGACCGTGACCCCGTTCGCCGACCAGCCCGGAACCCGGTACTTCGGCCGGGTCTCCGGCAACGTCATGCACTTCACCAACGGCGCCGGCGCGGTGGTCACGAGCTTCCAGAAGCCCGACGCGGACAGCGTCTTCGGGTGTCACAGGCTGCTCGACGCCCCGAACGACGCGGTGCGCGGCCCCATCTCCCGCACCCTGTGCGCGGGCTTCAACCGCTCCACGCTGCTGGTCAACCCCAACCAGCCCGACACCTCCGCGGCGGCCTTCTACCAGGACGCCGGGACCAACCACTACGCGCGGATCATCCATGACCGGATGGCCGACGGAAAGGCCTACGCGTTCGCCTTCGACGACGTCGGTCACCACGAGTCGCTGGTGCACGACGGCAACCCGCGGCAGGCGTATCTGACGCTGGACCCGTTCAGCTGA
- a CDS encoding isocitrate lyase/PEP mutase family protein encodes MTYGSTLRDRIAAPGTTPLIGVHDMYSASLAARHYDGMFVSGFGFAASHYGLPDIGFIAWPDMVAFVRRLRGAFPRHDPLVDIDDGYVVTEVACHVVASLERIGALGVVLEDQRRPRRCGHADGKQVLPLDEYLDKLEAVLATRRDLVVVARTDATDEDDIVLRAKALAATGADVVLVDGVRSVEWIRRIRAEAGAKPVLFNQIAGGRSPRLPLGELSALGVDAVVYSTACLFAAHRAIEAALTELKAADGRLAPVEEHTGVGVAESTALLERNLPRRGRGGAPAPGAPGGLS; translated from the coding sequence GTGACCTACGGGAGCACCTTGCGCGACCGGATCGCCGCACCGGGGACCACCCCGCTGATCGGCGTCCACGACATGTACTCCGCCTCCCTGGCGGCCCGGCACTACGACGGGATGTTCGTGTCCGGGTTCGGCTTCGCCGCCTCCCACTACGGCCTGCCCGACATCGGGTTCATCGCCTGGCCGGACATGGTGGCCTTCGTCCGGCGGCTGCGCGGCGCCTTCCCGCGCCACGACCCGCTGGTGGACATCGACGACGGCTACGTCGTCACCGAGGTGGCCTGCCACGTCGTGGCGAGCCTGGAGCGGATCGGGGCCTTGGGAGTGGTCCTGGAGGACCAGAGGCGCCCGCGCCGCTGCGGGCACGCCGACGGCAAGCAGGTGCTGCCGCTGGACGAGTACCTGGACAAGCTGGAGGCGGTGCTCGCCACCCGGCGGGACCTGGTGGTCGTCGCCCGCACGGACGCCACCGACGAGGACGACATCGTGCTGCGCGCGAAGGCCCTGGCCGCCACCGGCGCCGACGTGGTGCTGGTGGACGGGGTGCGCAGCGTGGAGTGGATCCGCCGGATCCGTGCGGAGGCCGGCGCCAAGCCCGTGCTGTTCAACCAGATCGCGGGTGGCAGATCCCCCCGGCTCCCGCTCGGCGAGCTGTCCGCGCTGGGCGTCGACGCGGTGGTCTACAGCACGGCGTGTCTGTTCGCGGCGCACCGGGCCATCGAGGCCGCGCTCACCGAACTCAAGGCGGCCGACGGACGGCTCGCGCCGGTGGAGGAGCACACCGGAGTGGGGGTCGCCGAGTCCACGGCCCTGCTGGAGCGGAACCTGCCCCGGCGTGGCCGTGGCGGCGCCCCCGCACCCGGTGCGCCCGGCGGTCTCAGCTGA
- a CDS encoding sugar ABC transporter permease, whose protein sequence is MTATTRHPVPATAPPAAAPAPAPAPAHRARRAARRRRLAACGVLMAPFFALLVTVFLIPVGTAVHLSFFSDDQPGLGFGPERTVFVGLRSYVAVLTDPTFLGGLGTVALYCLLYIPLMVAGALVLALLLDSGVVRLRAWAQLGLFLPHAVPGIIAALIWLYLYTPGISPVIDLFARADITIDFLGVHTVLPSIVNIALWSNLGYNMVVFYAALQAVPREVIEASVVDGAGPVRTALQVKTPLVRASIVMVAMFTLIWALQLFTEPVLLSQSSPMINSRFSPSMYIYDAAFTRNNYSLAAAASVVLLLCTIALSYGVTRWTSRADAQEAR, encoded by the coding sequence ATGACCGCGACCACCCGGCACCCGGTACCGGCCACCGCGCCACCGGCCGCCGCCCCCGCCCCCGCCCCCGCCCCCGCCCACCGTGCCCGCAGGGCGGCCCGCCGCCGTCGACTCGCCGCCTGCGGCGTGCTGATGGCGCCGTTCTTCGCCCTGCTGGTCACCGTCTTCCTGATCCCCGTCGGCACCGCCGTCCACCTGAGCTTCTTCAGCGACGACCAGCCCGGCCTCGGCTTCGGCCCCGAACGCACCGTCTTCGTGGGCCTGCGCAGCTACGTGGCGGTCCTGACCGACCCGACGTTCCTCGGCGGCCTCGGCACCGTCGCCCTGTACTGCCTCCTCTACATCCCGCTCATGGTCGCCGGCGCGCTCGTCCTCGCCCTGCTGCTGGACTCCGGGGTCGTACGGCTGCGCGCCTGGGCGCAGTTGGGGCTGTTCCTGCCGCACGCGGTGCCCGGCATCATCGCGGCGCTGATCTGGCTGTACCTGTACACACCCGGCATCAGCCCGGTCATCGACCTGTTCGCCCGCGCCGACATCACGATCGACTTCCTGGGCGTGCACACCGTCCTCCCGTCCATCGTGAACATCGCCCTGTGGAGCAACCTCGGCTACAACATGGTGGTCTTCTACGCGGCCCTCCAGGCCGTGCCCCGCGAGGTGATCGAGGCCTCCGTCGTGGACGGCGCCGGGCCGGTGCGCACGGCGTTGCAGGTCAAGACGCCGCTGGTGCGCGCCTCGATCGTCATGGTCGCGATGTTCACCCTGATCTGGGCGTTGCAGCTGTTCACCGAGCCGGTGCTGCTCAGCCAGTCCTCACCGATGATCAACTCCCGGTTCTCGCCGAGCATGTACATCTACGACGCGGCGTTCACCCGCAACAACTACAGCCTGGCGGCGGCCGCCTCGGTCGTGCTGCTGCTGTGCACGATCGCCCTGTCCTACGGCGTGACCCGCTGGACCAGCCGCGCCGACGCCCAGGAGGCCCGATGA
- a CDS encoding hydroxyacid dehydrogenase codes for MSQEAARAVLDPESLDALGRICDLAPLPALDDLTTPRARDVLADVDLLVTGWGCPPLDAAALRAAPRLRAVVHTAGSVRGHVTDACWERGIEVCSAAAANAVPVAEYTLAMILLTGKHVLERARDYRASRRRGDWLGTPRAVGNYRRTVGILSASLVGRRVIELLRPHDVDVLLYDPYVSAADAAGLGVRRVELAELFARCDTVSVHTPLLPATRGLVSRALIDSMPADAVLINTARGAVVDQEALTDAVQDSRIRAVLDVTDPEVLPPEHPLWSCDNALITPHLAGSEGNEWRRLADHAVAETARWASGAGFLHPVRRERLAYLA; via the coding sequence ATGTCCCAGGAGGCCGCCCGGGCCGTCCTCGATCCCGAGTCCCTGGACGCCCTCGGCCGGATCTGCGACCTCGCCCCGCTCCCGGCCCTGGATGACCTGACCACACCGCGCGCCCGTGACGTGCTCGCCGACGTCGACCTGCTGGTCACCGGCTGGGGCTGCCCGCCGCTGGACGCGGCGGCGCTGCGGGCCGCGCCCCGGCTGCGGGCGGTGGTGCACACCGCGGGCAGCGTGCGCGGCCATGTCACCGACGCCTGCTGGGAGCGCGGCATCGAGGTGTGCTCCGCCGCCGCGGCCAACGCCGTGCCGGTCGCCGAGTACACCCTCGCCATGATCCTGCTCACCGGCAAGCACGTCCTGGAGCGGGCCCGCGACTACCGTGCCTCCCGGCGGCGCGGGGACTGGCTGGGCACTCCGCGCGCCGTCGGCAACTACCGCCGCACCGTGGGCATCCTCTCGGCCTCGCTCGTCGGCCGCCGGGTGATCGAGCTGCTGCGCCCGCACGACGTCGACGTCCTGCTGTACGACCCGTACGTCTCCGCCGCCGACGCGGCCGGACTCGGCGTTCGGCGCGTGGAGTTGGCGGAGCTGTTCGCCCGCTGCGACACCGTCAGCGTGCACACGCCGCTGCTGCCCGCGACCCGTGGACTGGTCAGCCGTGCGCTGATCGACTCGATGCCCGCCGACGCCGTGCTGATCAACACCGCGCGCGGTGCGGTGGTCGACCAGGAGGCGCTCACCGACGCCGTCCAGGACAGTCGCATCCGGGCCGTCCTGGACGTCACCGACCCCGAAGTGCTCCCGCCCGAGCACCCGTTGTGGTCCTGCGACAACGCGCTCATCACTCCCCACCTCGCCGGATCCGAGGGCAACGAGTGGCGCCGGCTGGCCGACCACGCCGTGGCCGAGACCGCGCGCTGGGCCTCCGGCGCCGGGTTCCTGCATCCCGTACGACGCGAAAGGCTGGCGTACCTGGCATGA